From one Halothece sp. PCC 7418 genomic stretch:
- the fba gene encoding class II fructose-bisphosphate aldolase (catalyzes the reversible aldol condensation of dihydroxyacetonephosphate and glyceraldehyde 3-phosphate in the Calvin cycle, glycolysis, and/or gluconeogenesis) → MALVPMRLLLDHAAENGYGIPAYNVNNMEQIQSIMQAASETNSPVILQASRGARKYAGENFLRHLITAAVETYPNIPIAMHQDHGNSPATCYSAIRNGFTSVMMDGSLEEDAKTPASFEYNASVTAEVVKVAHAVGASVEGELGCLGSLETGKGDKEDGHGAEGVLSREQLLTDPDEAVEFVERTQVDALAVAIGTSHGAYKFTRKPTGEILAIDRIEEINRRLPNTHLVMHGSSSVPQEWLDMINQYGGQIPETYGVPIEEIQKGIKSGVRKVNIDTDNRLAITAAIREAAMKDPANFDPRHFLKPSIKYMKQVCAERYEAFGTAGNADKIKQETLDVYAVKYANGELAANAKKAVTA, encoded by the coding sequence ATGGCGCTCGTCCCAATGCGGTTATTACTGGATCACGCAGCAGAAAACGGCTACGGTATCCCTGCATATAACGTCAACAATATGGAACAGATCCAATCCATTATGCAGGCTGCTAGCGAAACCAACAGCCCGGTTATTCTGCAAGCCTCTCGCGGTGCGCGTAAATATGCTGGGGAAAACTTCCTGCGTCACCTCATCACTGCTGCAGTAGAAACCTACCCCAATATTCCCATTGCGATGCACCAGGATCACGGTAATAGCCCCGCGACTTGCTACTCCGCAATCCGTAACGGTTTCACCAGTGTGATGATGGATGGCTCTTTAGAAGAAGATGCTAAAACCCCAGCGAGCTTTGAATACAACGCTAGCGTGACTGCAGAAGTGGTTAAAGTCGCTCACGCAGTTGGCGCAAGTGTAGAAGGAGAACTCGGTTGCTTAGGGTCTCTCGAAACAGGTAAAGGGGATAAAGAAGATGGTCATGGTGCAGAAGGCGTTTTAAGCCGTGAGCAATTATTAACTGACCCTGACGAAGCGGTAGAATTTGTTGAGCGGACTCAAGTGGATGCGCTTGCAGTTGCCATCGGTACCAGCCACGGTGCTTATAAGTTCACTCGTAAGCCCACTGGTGAAATTCTCGCTATTGACCGTATTGAAGAAATTAACCGTCGTCTTCCTAACACCCACTTAGTAATGCACGGTTCTTCCTCTGTTCCCCAAGAATGGTTAGACATGATTAACCAGTATGGCGGACAAATTCCTGAAACTTACGGTGTACCCATCGAAGAAATTCAAAAAGGAATCAAGAGCGGTGTGCGTAAAGTTAACATCGACACTGACAACCGTTTAGCAATTACGGCAGCGATTCGGGAAGCAGCAATGAAAGATCCTGCTAACTTTGACCCCCGTCACTTCCTCAAGCCTTCCATCAAGTATATGAAACAAGTTTGTGCGGAACGTTATGAAGCGTTTGGTACTGCTGGCAATGCGGATAAGATCAAGCAAGAAACCTTAGATGTTTATGCGGTTAAATATGCTAACGGTGAATTAGCAGCAAATGCGAAAAAAGCAGTGACTGCTTAA